The Paenibacillus sophorae genome has a segment encoding these proteins:
- a CDS encoding LacI family DNA-binding transcriptional regulator codes for MAERVTIQNIADALGLSRNTVSKALNNHPQIPDATREKILQKAAELKYKNFSSMNMGNIALLTRGDINAISFYAETIKGMETGLSAQGFNLILMLVKPDDIRSNVLPSNINPFNIDGIVCMEIFHEPYVETILGAGIPTVFIDFLPRTVFGSYKYDIVMVENEYSAYTLTKTLIEEGHENIGFIGDLYHCRSFYERWLGFERAMREFGQGPNPAFSITPDDTQPYLSVEWMEERLKALAKLPTAFICANDDIGICAIRALKELKVQVPSQIEVTGFDDVPNAKIIDPPLTTVHTYPYELGTRVVETLLNRIEQPDRHKEIIYLESSVVLRGSTRQGAESASGISGGLS; via the coding sequence ATGGCCGAGAGAGTGACCATTCAAAATATCGCCGATGCTTTGGGATTGTCGCGCAATACCGTATCCAAAGCGCTGAATAATCATCCGCAAATTCCCGATGCGACCAGGGAGAAGATTCTGCAAAAAGCGGCCGAGCTTAAATATAAGAATTTCTCCAGCATGAATATGGGAAACATCGCGCTGCTCACCCGTGGAGATATCAATGCCATCAGCTTCTATGCCGAGACGATTAAAGGAATGGAAACGGGCCTCAGCGCCCAGGGCTTCAATCTGATTCTGATGCTGGTGAAGCCTGATGATATCCGCAGCAATGTGCTGCCGTCCAATATCAATCCGTTCAATATCGATGGAATCGTCTGCATGGAGATTTTTCATGAACCTTATGTCGAAACGATCCTTGGCGCCGGAATCCCGACCGTATTCATCGATTTCCTTCCGCGCACCGTCTTTGGCAGCTACAAGTACGACATTGTTATGGTCGAGAATGAATATTCCGCCTATACCCTCACCAAGACGTTGATCGAAGAGGGGCACGAGAATATCGGCTTCATCGGAGATTTGTACCACTGCCGAAGCTTTTACGAGAGATGGCTTGGTTTCGAGCGCGCGATGAGGGAATTCGGCCAGGGGCCCAACCCCGCATTCAGCATAACGCCGGACGACACACAGCCCTACCTTTCCGTCGAATGGATGGAAGAGAGGCTGAAGGCTCTGGCTAAGCTGCCCACCGCGTTTATTTGTGCCAATGACGATATCGGCATATGCGCGATCCGCGCGCTCAAGGAACTGAAAGTTCAGGTGCCAAGCCAAATTGAAGTGACGGGGTTTGACGATGTCCCGAACGCTAAAATCATCGACCCGCCGCTAACTACGGTTCACACTTACCCCTATGAGCTCGGAACGCGCGTCGTCGAGACGCTTCTTAACCGGATTGAGCAGCCGGACCGCCATAAGGAAATCATCTATTTGGAATCAAGCGTTGTCCTGCGGGGATCGACCAGGCAGGGGGCAGAATCTGCAAGCGGAATCTCAGGCGGCCTATCCTAG